In Opitutaceae bacterium, the sequence CGTCGACCGCCACGGGCCGATCACGCGCGACGTCTCCAACTGGGAGATGGACGACGAGATCTACTACGACCTCGAACTTTCTCCGGATGCGCATGTGCTCGCGACAGCCTACACCCCGAAGCCGGGAGCGAGCGACAACCCGAGGGTTCAACAGCGCGTCAGCGAGCTCACCGCGGGGGGCAAGAGGGTCAGCATCTACGACATCCAGCCGCAGATGTGGACCTACGAACGCAAACTCGAAGGCGGCGCAAAACCGTATCGGGCGTTCGTCTCCATTCCCGGACACTACTACGAGAATTTCAACCGCCCCAACTATCGCGCCATCCTCCTGCGCGGGATCGCCTGGGCCGGACAGCGCGCCAACGCTGACGAACTCTGCCATGCCGACGAACTCGGCGACGCCTTGCGCTACGTTGAAGGCGGTCCCACGCGTCCCGAAAAGGCGGCTTCAAAAATCGAGCTTCATCCCGATTTCAACCTGTCCCTGGTGGCCTCCGAACCACTCATCGACAAGGTGATGAATCTCGAATGGGACGAGAAGGGCCGGCTCTGGGTGTGTGAAACGCCCGAGTACCCCAATGGCCGCCGCACCGTCAACACCGCCGTCTGGAAGGACAGCGGTTCCCTCCATCCCGGAAAAACCCAGCGGGACCCCGAGGACCGCATTTCCATCCTCACGGACACCGATGGCGACGGTGTCATGGACAAGCGCCGGGTTTTCGCCGACAAACTGGAGCTCGTCACCAGCTTTGTCCTCCATCGCGACGGCGTCATCGCGTCCGCCGCGCCTGACATCTGGTTTCTCGAGGACACCGACTACGATGGCGTGGCCGACCGCCGCACGCGCCTCTACACGGGCCTTGGCACCTTCGATGCGCACGCCGTGCTCAACAATCTGCGCTGGGGGCTCGACGGATGGATCTACGCCACGCACGGCTACAGCCGGGGCGAGGTGAAGACCGGCGACGGCAGCCGTTCATTCGGCTTTATCGGAAGCGGCGTCGTCAGATTCAAGCCCGATGGCACGGCGTTCGAGCAGGTCAGCAGTCGCAGCGGAAACTGCTGGGGACTCGCCGCCACCTGGGACGGCCAGATATTCTGGACCCAGCCCACGTCGGGCACGGTCCTCTTCCACACCGTCCTCCCGGAAAGGATCCTCGCCATGGGACGAGTGCCCGGAACGCAGTCCGCCAAGGGCATGATCATCGGACAGAAAACCTACCCGGCCATGGCCTGGCCCGAGCAGGCCTACGTGCAGATCGATCTCGTGGGCCAGTTCACCGCCGCCGCCGGGTGCGCGATCTACGAGGGCGGCGCCTGGCCCGACAAGTGGAACTACAGCTACTTCACCACGGAGCCGACGCTCAACATCGTTCACCACGAGTTCCTCACCCCCGACGGTGTCAGCTACTCCAGCGCCAAGGAGAAGGGTCGCGAGGAGACCGAGTTCATTCGCAGCACGGACCTCTGGTTCAGGCCGATCGACACGCGCATCGGTCCCGATGGCGCGCTGTACGTGATCGATTTCTACAATCAAGCGGTCATCCACAACGACACGCGCGGCCCCACCCACGGCCCCACCAACGCCGCCGTCCGCCCCGATCGCGACCACTATTTCTCGCGCATCTGGCGCATCCAGCACAAGCAGGCGCGGACCCTCTCCCGGCCCGTCCTCGATCGCAATGACGTCGCGGGCCTGATGAGCGTCATCCGGAACCACCCCAATTCACAGGTGAAGAAAACCGCGTGGCGCCTCGCGCAGGAAACCCCCGCGGGAAGCTCCGCCATCGCCGCGCTGAACAAGCCCGTCGGCAGCCAGGCCGAAGCCGTTTATTCGAGCGCGCTCTCCGCCAGCACAAGTTCCGCCCGCAGGGAAATCCTTGCGGATTTTGTCCGCGCTTCGGACGCGTGGACTCAATCCGCGATCATCGCCGCGGCCACGCAGCACGCCGCGCCCTTCATCATCGATTGCTTCGCCGTCGCCAATCGCACTGGCCTGGACGTGCTGATCGCCGCCGTGGCACCCTCGCTGCGCGCTGATGAGATTGCGTCCGTCCTGAAGGCGGCCGCCGGCGCGGGCTCCTCCGATGCGCAGCCGCTGAGACTCGCGCTTCTGTCCGCCCTGGGGCAGTCTCCCAAACTCTCTCCCGAATCTAACCCAGCACTGCTCGCGAGCCTGCGGCATTTTCTCGAGGACGCCACCACCGCCGCCGCCGCGCTCCCGCTCGCCGCGCGTTGGGACACCAGGGGCGCGCTGGCAAAATCGCGCGACCGGGTGAGCGCCGCCTTGTTGAAGGCGCTCACAAACGCCGGCCAGTCGGACAAACAACGCTCCCAGGCTGCGGCAAGCCTGCTCTCAACGCCGCAGACCCAGCCCGGCGCGCTCTCGCGAATCCGCACGCTGCTCGAATCGGAGGCCGTTTCCGCACCGCTTCGCACGGGGCTCATTGATGCGTTGGGTTCCGTCCCCGGCGACTCCGCAGCCGCAACGCTCGTTGACGTCTATGCGAAGTCCCGTGCTCCCGAGGCCTTCGAGCAAATCCTGAAGCGTCCGGAATTTGCGATGGCTCTGCTCGCAGCAATGAAGTCGGGATCGGTTGATGCCAGCCTTCTTGGGCCCGGCAGCGTCGCGCGCCTGCGCCGGCATCCGAACTCCGAGGTCTCAAGGGATGCCACCCGTCTGCTCGCCACGCTGAGCCCTGAAATCAAGGAAAAGAACACCCTCATCGCCCGCCTCATTCCCGAGGTCGAGAAACCCGGTGATGCCGCCAAAGGTCGAGCGATTTTCACCGCCGCCTGCGCCGTCTGTCATGCTCACGGCGACATCGCCGGACGTTCCGTCGGCCCATCGCTCACCGGCATGGGCTCGCACGGTCCTGCCGAACTGCTCACCCACATCATAGACCCCAACCGAGAGGTTGATCCCAGTTACGCCCAGTGGGACATCACCACAAAGACGGGTGAGACCTACGTCGGCGTGATCGTTTCGGAAAACTCCCGCTCCATCACGCTTCGCAATCAGGCAAGCGACCACGAAATCAACCGGGGCGACATCAGCCATCGCGAGAACACCCACCGGTCCCTGATGCCCGAGGGATTCGAGGGCATCGGCGCCGAGGGGCTGCGCGATCTCCTCGCCTACATCTGCGGCACCGACCAGGCCTTTCGCGTGCTCGACTTGCGCGGCGTGTACACCGCCGACACCCGGCGGGGCATGTTCAAGAGCGAGGATCAGGTGGACGACGGCGTCACGCTGTCGCGCTTCGGCAATGTATCCATCGAAGGCATACCGTTTGCCGTGATCGACCCCGGAAAATCACCCAGCGGACGCAACCTCATAGCGCTCAAGGGTGGCACGAGACGCGACGACTTCTCGCAGCAGTATCCCCGTCGCGTGGAAATCCCCGTGGATGTCACGGCAGCGAGTCTCCACTTTCTCGGAGGAGTGGGTGGCAACGCATGGCCCGCCGGAGGCAGCGCCGCCCTCGGCATGCCGGTGCTGAAGGTCACGGTGAAATTCGCGGACGGCGGCGCGGAGGAGCACGTCCTCAGGAACGGTATCCATTTTTCGGATGCAGTTTCCAACGTCGACGTTCCCGGCAGCACGGACGCCGGCCCATTCACCCGCAGGGGACGGCTCCGCACCTTCGGCATCGGCCTCTCTAAACCGACTCGGCTCAAGGCGATCGTGCTGGAGAGTTATGACAACAACGTCGTCCCCTGCACAGTCGCCATCACCGCCGGCGCAGAACCCATCAAGCCGGCGCCTCAACAGTCCGCCGCATCGCTCCGACCTGAGCTCGCGGCAGTGGAGGTATTGATTCCCTCCACCGCGACGTGGACCGCTGGTCCCAAGGAAGGATGGAAAGGGGACGCGCCACTGCCGCCACTGACGCCCGTGAATTGGGAGCCAGGCAAGACACGCGTCCTGCTGATTGGCGGAGGAAGCTCGCATGACTTCACACGTTTCTTTGACAAGGCCGACGGCGCCACGCTGCGCTCCGCCGGCTTCACCACCCATTACACGGAGGATCGCGATCAGGCTGCGGAAACGCTCGCCAACGCCGACGTCGCGGTGATCAGCGTCAACCGGCGTTTCTTCGATTCTCCGGCCTACCGGCAGGCGCTCTGGCAGTTTGCCGATGCGGGAAAGGGGATCGTCATGCTTCACCCCGGAACCTGGTACGGGTATCCGCAATGGCCCGAATTGAATGCACGAATAGTCGGCGGCGGAGCGCGCGGGCACGACAAGATCGCGGCCTTTGCCGTCAACTCAATCCTGCCTGCGCATCCCGTGCTGGATGCCGTGCCCGCCTCATTTTCAGTGGTGGACGAACTCTACTATTTCAACGCGGAGGCGGACAAGATCCCCGCCGACACCGCG encodes:
- a CDS encoding ThuA domain-containing protein, which translates into the protein MARFVSLLLASVLACSAVIGSAAESPLRIFIRSGPKTHGPGAHDYPRFLREWVPLLNDRGARATGGDAFPTASQLAETDVLILHAQEAGTIAAAEDRANLDRFLERGGGLVVIHAGVVSNDPDWFKSIVGGSWRNGTTRWLEGPMNLYFVDRHGPITRDVSNWEMDDEIYYDLELSPDAHVLATAYTPKPGASDNPRVQQRVSELTAGGKRVSIYDIQPQMWTYERKLEGGAKPYRAFVSIPGHYYENFNRPNYRAILLRGIAWAGQRANADELCHADELGDALRYVEGGPTRPEKAASKIELHPDFNLSLVASEPLIDKVMNLEWDEKGRLWVCETPEYPNGRRTVNTAVWKDSGSLHPGKTQRDPEDRISILTDTDGDGVMDKRRVFADKLELVTSFVLHRDGVIASAAPDIWFLEDTDYDGVADRRTRLYTGLGTFDAHAVLNNLRWGLDGWIYATHGYSRGEVKTGDGSRSFGFIGSGVVRFKPDGTAFEQVSSRSGNCWGLAATWDGQIFWTQPTSGTVLFHTVLPERILAMGRVPGTQSAKGMIIGQKTYPAMAWPEQAYVQIDLVGQFTAAAGCAIYEGGAWPDKWNYSYFTTEPTLNIVHHEFLTPDGVSYSSAKEKGREETEFIRSTDLWFRPIDTRIGPDGALYVIDFYNQAVIHNDTRGPTHGPTNAAVRPDRDHYFSRIWRIQHKQARTLSRPVLDRNDVAGLMSVIRNHPNSQVKKTAWRLAQETPAGSSAIAALNKPVGSQAEAVYSSALSASTSSARREILADFVRASDAWTQSAIIAAATQHAAPFIIDCFAVANRTGLDVLIAAVAPSLRADEIASVLKAAAGAGSSDAQPLRLALLSALGQSPKLSPESNPALLASLRHFLEDATTAAAALPLAARWDTRGALAKSRDRVSAALLKALTNAGQSDKQRSQAAASLLSTPQTQPGALSRIRTLLESEAVSAPLRTGLIDALGSVPGDSAAATLVDVYAKSRAPEAFEQILKRPEFAMALLAAMKSGSVDASLLGPGSVARLRRHPNSEVSRDATRLLATLSPEIKEKNTLIARLIPEVEKPGDAAKGRAIFTAACAVCHAHGDIAGRSVGPSLTGMGSHGPAELLTHIIDPNREVDPSYAQWDITTKTGETYVGVIVSENSRSITLRNQASDHEINRGDISHRENTHRSLMPEGFEGIGAEGLRDLLAYICGTDQAFRVLDLRGVYTADTRRGMFKSEDQVDDGVTLSRFGNVSIEGIPFAVIDPGKSPSGRNLIALKGGTRRDDFSQQYPRRVEIPVDVTAASLHFLGGVGGNAWPAGGSAALGMPVLKVTVKFADGGAEEHVLRNGIHFSDAVSNVDVPGSTDAGPFTRRGRLRTFGIGLSKPTRLKAIVLESYDNNVVPCTVAITAGAEPIKPAPQQSAASLRPELAAVEVLIPSTATWTAGPKEGWKGDAPLPPLTPVNWEPGKTRVLLIGGGSSHDFTRFFDKADGATLRSAGFTTHYTEDRDQAAETLANADVAVISVNRRFFDSPAYRQALWQFADAGKGIVMLHPGTWYGYPQWPELNARIVGGGARGHDKIAAFAVNSILPAHPVLDAVPASFSVVDELYYFNAEADKIPADTAAITVLAETSPSVKYGRPHPAVWITTHDHARIVGITLGHDQRTHDHPAFKQLLINAVRWASQKP